The Pseudopipra pipra isolate bDixPip1 chromosome 6, bDixPip1.hap1, whole genome shotgun sequence genome includes a region encoding these proteins:
- the LYSET gene encoding lysosomal enzyme trafficking factor isoform X1, producing MGCRAWRMMNFRQRMGWIGVGLYLLASAAAFYYVFEINETYNKLALEHIQQHPKEPQEGTTWTHSLKVRLLSLPFWLWTIIFLIPYLQMFLFLYSCTRADPKTVGYCIIPICLAVICNRHQTFVKASNQISRLQLIDT from the exons ATGGG GTGCAGAGCATGGAGAATGATGAACTTCCGCCAGAGGATGGGATGGATTGGTGTGGGGCTGTACTTGTTAGCAAGTGCTGCGGCTTTTTATTATGTCTTTGAAATCAATGAGACTTACAACAAACTAGCACTGGAGCACATTCAGCAACATCCGAAGGAGCCACAGGAAGGAACCACATGGACGCACTCCTTAAAAGTACGACTGCTATCCTTGCCTTTTTGGCTGTGGactataatatttttaataccaTATTTACAGATGTTCTTGTTTCTCTATTCCTGTACAAGAGCTGACCCCAAAACTGTTGGGTACTGCATCATTCCTATCTGCTTGGCTGTTATTTGCAATCGTCATCAAACATTTGTGAAGGCCTCTAATCAGATCAGTAGATTACAACTGATTGACACTTAG
- the LYSET gene encoding lysosomal enzyme trafficking factor isoform X2: MMNFRQRMGWIGVGLYLLASAAAFYYVFEINETYNKLALEHIQQHPKEPQEGTTWTHSLKVRLLSLPFWLWTIIFLIPYLQMFLFLYSCTRADPKTVGYCIIPICLAVICNRHQTFVKASNQISRLQLIDT; the protein is encoded by the coding sequence ATGATGAACTTCCGCCAGAGGATGGGATGGATTGGTGTGGGGCTGTACTTGTTAGCAAGTGCTGCGGCTTTTTATTATGTCTTTGAAATCAATGAGACTTACAACAAACTAGCACTGGAGCACATTCAGCAACATCCGAAGGAGCCACAGGAAGGAACCACATGGACGCACTCCTTAAAAGTACGACTGCTATCCTTGCCTTTTTGGCTGTGGactataatatttttaataccaTATTTACAGATGTTCTTGTTTCTCTATTCCTGTACAAGAGCTGACCCCAAAACTGTTGGGTACTGCATCATTCCTATCTGCTTGGCTGTTATTTGCAATCGTCATCAAACATTTGTGAAGGCCTCTAATCAGATCAGTAGATTACAACTGATTGACACTTAG